One genomic segment of Gemmatimonadota bacterium includes these proteins:
- a CDS encoding ABC transporter ATP-binding protein, giving the protein MIRTEHLKKLYATEEVETTALNDVTMAVDQGEFVAVMGP; this is encoded by the coding sequence ATGATCAGGACAGAGCATCTCAAGAAACTCTACGCGACGGAAGAAGTGGAGACGACGGCGTTGAACGACGTGACCATGGCCGTGGACCAGGGCGAGTTCGTGGCGGTCATGGGGCC